ACATGCCCTTTGGCAGCTACCAGACCGATGAGCGCGATGGCGTTGCAAACGCCATCCGGTTTGTGAAAGAGGCCGGAGCCGAGGCCGTGAAGATTGAAGGCGGAGCGAACCGGGCATCGCTTGTCCGCCGACTGACCGATGCCGAGATTCCTGTGATGGGACATATCGGGTTGACGCCTCAGTCGGTGCACCGCATGGGGGGCTACAAGGTGCAGGGGAAGACACTTGCAGCCGTCGATCGTCTTCGGGGAGACGCCCTGGCCTTGCAGGAGGCCGGATGCTTCTCCCTTGTGCTGGAGGGGATGCCGCGCGAGTTGGGGACGATTCTTTCGGCAGAGCTCGAGATTCCTACGATTGGGATCGGAGCGGGGCCGGACACGGACGGGCAGATTCTGGTGCTGCACGATATGCTGTCGCTGACGTTTGCGCCGCCAGCGAAGTTCGTCAGGCGGTATGCGGATATCGGGACCAGTATCCGGGCGGCGATCGGGGAGTACAAGCAGGATGTCGAATCGCGCAGCTTCCCGAGCGAGGCAGAGAGCTACCATCTGCCCACGGGAGTACAGCTTTAGCCATCGATGCAGA
This Granulicella aggregans DNA region includes the following protein-coding sequences:
- the panB gene encoding 3-methyl-2-oxobutanoate hydroxymethyltransferase, with the translated sequence MSLTTFDPEGSAGIKQASGSAATAKVTVPSLQQKKELRNPITAVTAYDYATARLIDEAGLDVILVGDSLAMVMQGQPDTLAITMDEMLVYTRGVRRAVKRALVVADMPFGSYQTDERDGVANAIRFVKEAGAEAVKIEGGANRASLVRRLTDAEIPVMGHIGLTPQSVHRMGGYKVQGKTLAAVDRLRGDALALQEAGCFSLVLEGMPRELGTILSAELEIPTIGIGAGPDTDGQILVLHDMLSLTFAPPAKFVRRYADIGTSIRAAIGEYKQDVESRSFPSEAESYHLPTGVQL